The DNA region TGGTGGGCCGGGCTTCGGCGGTGGGTGCCCGACGCCGCGGTGCCCGGGGGCCGGGCGTCAGCGGGCCGGTCTCGGCGCGGGGGCCGCGCGGGCGAGGTACAGGAGTCCGGCCGCGCAGGCGAGGACACCCGCGGCGCCCCGCGCCTGCGGCAGCCACCAGGCGGCGGCGAGGACGCCCGCGGCGAGGGCGACGGCGACCAGGGCGGCGTACCGGGACACCGCGGCCCCGCCGACGCCGGACACCCCGGACACCCGCGACGCCCCTGCCGCCCCCGGCCCCGCCGACGTCCCGGCCACCGCCGCCACGCCCACGAACCCCGCCCCCGCCCCGCACACGCACAGCGCGGCCACCGCGGCGGCGGCCGCTCCCCCGCCACCCGCGCACAGCAGCGCCGTGCCGAGGACGAGGAGCGCGGCGGCGACAACGGGGCGGAGGTCGCCGCCGCGCGGACCAGGGGCACCGCGGTGGGCGACCCGGCTCCGGCGGACGAAGCCGCCCCGCCGGGCGAGCACCGCGCCCGCGGCGAGCCCGAGGGCCCAGCCCAGCAGCGAAAGCCTCGGCACGCCGGGGCCGCCCGCCGGGTCGAAGCAGGCAGCGGCGGACACCCCGGCCGCGCCCGCCGCGGCGACCAGGGCGAGACCGGGGCCGGAGGAGTCGGCGCCCCCCGGCCCCGCGCGCCCCTCCTGGGCCGGGGAATTCACGCCACGCTCACCGACGAGGCGACCCGGTCCCCGGCGCGCCGCAACTCGGGTTCGGAGCCGAGGACTTCGACGACGCGGTCGAGCTGGGCCCGGGTGTGGGTGGCCATGTAGCTGGTCCGCAGCCGGGGTGTGGCGGCGGGCGGCAGGACCGGGTTGACGTAGACGCCCGCGCGGACCAGGCGTTCCCAGATGGCGAGGGTCCCCTCGGCGTCGGGCACCGGCACGGGGATGATCGGCGTGGTGCTCTCACCGGTGCCGACCCCGGCGGCGATGAGCCCGCGCCGGACGTGGTCGGCCTTGGCCCGGACGTCGGTGGCGAGGTGGGGCTCGGCGCGCAGTATCCGCAGCGCGGTGAGCGCGGCGGCGGTGCTCGTGGGCGTCATGGAGGCGCTGAACATCAGGCTGCGGGCCTTGTGCTTGAGGTAGTGGATGGCCTCCTCGCTGCCGACGACGGCGCCGCCGAGGGAGGCGAGGGCCTTGCTGAAGGTGACGGTGATCAGGTCGACCTGGTCGGTGAGGCCGAAGTGGGCGGCGGTGCCGCGGCCGCCCGCGAGGACGCCGAGGCCGTGCGCGTCGTCGACCAGGAGCCGGGCGCCGTACTGGGCGCAGACCGCGGTGATGGCGGGCAGGTCGCAGATGTCTCCCTCCATGGAGTAGACGCCGTCGACGATGACCAACCGGGCTGCGCTGTCGGGCAGTTGCTCCAGGGTGCGCCGTAAGCCCTCGGCGTCGTTGTGCGGGAACCTGCGCACCTTGGCGCCGCTCAGTCGGCAGCCGTCGACGAGGGAGGCGTGCGCGTCCCGGTCGACGACGGCGTAGTCGCGCGGGGTGAGCAGTCCGGCGAGGGCGCCGAGGTTGGCCTGGTAGCCGGTGGACAGGACCAGGGCGGCGGGCTTGCCGAGGAAGTCGGCGAGTTCGGCCTCCAGTTCCTCGTGCAGGTCGGTGTTGCCGTTGAGGAAGCGGGATCCGGTACTCGAACTGCCGTACCGGTCGAGCGCGGCGCGGGCGGCGGCGTGGACACGCGGGTCGGCGGTGAGGCCCAGGTAGTTGTTCGAGCCGCACATGATCAGTTCCCGTCCGCTCCTGCGCACGGTCGCCCCCTCCTGTCCGGCGAGCGGCAGGAAGTAGGGGTAGAGACCGGCCTTCATCAGGTCGGACGCCACGGTATAACTCGCGCAGCGGGAGAATAGGTCGGGTGGTTCCGATGCATTAAACATTTATTTCCCTCTGTGAATTCAGGCGCACCCTGTCAAGCAGAACGCACGGCACAGCCGCACCGGATTCAGGGATGCGCGCAGGACTTTGCATGCCACCGGATTCCCCTGGGCACGGGCAGACACAGGCGCCGTCGGCAGAAACATCCGAAGCATGGGAGCGAACCGGTGAAAGCGCCCGCCGCTGCCGCAGCGGACTCGTATGGTCGCCTTTGACCTGGGCAGATACCGGCGCCGGCGGGCAGCGTGAAACCCGCGGGCAACGGGCGCGAGGGGCCCGTCCACCGGCTGACACAGAGAGTTAATACGCAGATGACTCGAACATGCAGCCCCCGATTGATGATCAATTCCGGCTGGGATTCGTCGACCGAATCAGCCAGGCAGCGACTTTAGACAACTTTCGACGAAAGCGTCAACCAATCTCTTGACCAAGCCGGTGCGGCGAAATGCAGAATTAACCGTTCCGCTTCCCCGGCGCCCCCCGCGGAATGCCCACGCACCCCGCTCACCGGCCATGCTAGCCTGCATTCGACCGTCTGGACGGTCGGAAAATCAGAACTCGACCACGGAAACAAGATCAGCGATCTTTTGAATGTGATCAGAGAACAAGAACGACCGACGACCGAAAGACGGTGTGAGGCGTGCGCAACCGACTCCTGAACGCGGCGGAGAGACTCCTGGTCAAGCAGGGTGTGGACGCCATCCGCCTGGACGCGGTGGCGGCGGAGGCAGGCGTGAGCAAGGGCGGCCTGCTCTACCACTTCCCGACCCGACTGGCCCTCGTGCAGGGCGTGGTGGAGCGGCTCGCGGACCGCTTCGAAGAAGTGCTGCCGGGCCCGGACGCACCACCGGGCGCGTTCGCGCGCGCCTGGCTCGACGCCTCGATCCCGGCCGAAGCCCCCGAGGACGAGACCACCGCCTCCGACTCGGTCCCCGTCGCCCTGCTGGCGGCGGCCAAC from Streptomyces flavofungini includes:
- a CDS encoding aminotransferase class I/II-fold pyridoxal phosphate-dependent enzyme, which codes for MASDLMKAGLYPYFLPLAGQEGATVRRSGRELIMCGSNNYLGLTADPRVHAAARAALDRYGSSSTGSRFLNGNTDLHEELEAELADFLGKPAALVLSTGYQANLGALAGLLTPRDYAVVDRDAHASLVDGCRLSGAKVRRFPHNDAEGLRRTLEQLPDSAARLVIVDGVYSMEGDICDLPAITAVCAQYGARLLVDDAHGLGVLAGGRGTAAHFGLTDQVDLITVTFSKALASLGGAVVGSEEAIHYLKHKARSLMFSASMTPTSTAAALTALRILRAEPHLATDVRAKADHVRRGLIAAGVGTGESTTPIIPVPVPDAEGTLAIWERLVRAGVYVNPVLPPAATPRLRTSYMATHTRAQLDRVVEVLGSEPELRRAGDRVASSVSVA